The following are encoded together in the Pedobacter steynii genome:
- a CDS encoding nuclear transport factor 2 family protein, with amino-acid sequence MKNMKETVERYTSAWNKKTAAEVKAAFAQIFADEITYQDKQTPLVKGIDAFVDLVMSSHEKVPGRTFSLLTEPEYFDHHCYYSWCINIPGHGEFAGSDYAEYNEENKMTKIIGFVPTL; translated from the coding sequence ATGAAAAATATGAAAGAAACAGTTGAGCGCTACACAAGCGCTTGGAACAAAAAGACAGCAGCAGAAGTGAAAGCTGCTTTTGCACAAATCTTCGCTGATGAAATCACTTACCAGGACAAGCAAACACCTTTGGTAAAAGGAATTGATGCATTTGTTGATTTGGTAATGTCTTCGCATGAGAAAGTGCCCGGCCGTACCTTTTCCTTATTGACTGAGCCGGAGTATTTCGATCATCATTGTTATTACTCGTGGTGCATCAATATTCCCGGCCATGGTGAATTTGCAGGCAGCGACTATGCAGAATATAATGAAGAAAATAAGATGACTAAGATTATAGGATTTGTTCCTACCTTGTAG
- a CDS encoding response regulator gives MNTPKPRIYVVEDNYDIGFVLELFLNEEGFEVKLLPTAKEFKKAVKQELPDLFLLDVMLPDGNGIDLCHQIKKDPRSKRLPILIMSAQENADAAKNCEAEDFIAKPFDLFGLLHKIRQNLPN, from the coding sequence ATGAATACCCCGAAACCACGCATTTATGTAGTTGAAGACAATTACGACATTGGATTTGTTCTTGAGTTATTTCTGAACGAAGAAGGCTTTGAAGTCAAATTATTGCCGACGGCAAAAGAATTTAAAAAAGCCGTAAAACAGGAATTGCCTGATCTGTTCTTGCTGGATGTAATGTTGCCGGACGGAAATGGCATAGATCTCTGTCATCAAATCAAAAAAGATCCCCGCAGTAAACGTTTACCCATTTTAATCATGTCTGCACAAGAAAATGCAGATGCTGCAAAGAATTGTGAAGCAGAAGATTTTATTGCCAAACCGTTTGATCTGTTTGGCCTTTTACATAAAATTAGACAGAATCTGCCTAATTGA
- a CDS encoding PAS domain S-box protein, producing the protein MYETKDIQQLRDTMAQDQIRIKELELRNEELTDFIENAAVPLHWVDKHGKVIWANQAELDALGYTREEYIGAPIATFHADEDAIGEILNRLTNNETLNNYQARLKCKDGSIKHVLISSNVRRTDGKFVHTRCFTRDITQIVLEQERKNELIRQLEESEARLRMATDIVDSSFDAIISKKLDNTITSWNRTAEQLFGYTAEEMIGKSSLLLVPGEVMEHEKEMYARLERGERIAHFETKRKTKSNQVLDVSMTLSPIIDATGNIIGISKIIRDITERKLDEQRKNDFVAMVSHELKTPITSILSYIQMLHAKAKKNGDDFGIQILARTEVQVKRMTQMINDFLDIARLEDAKIRLSKTEFELEPLLREVVSEMQVVYTSHPIQFDACPGVKLYADRGKIGQVFTNLISNAIKYSPEGSDILIRCELIGEKVQVSVIDHGVGISKENQEKLFERFYRVEDDRIRNISGFGIGLYLVSEILRYHDATIRVKSAIDKGSAFTFSIQVL; encoded by the coding sequence ATGTACGAGACGAAAGATATTCAGCAACTGCGTGATACCATGGCTCAGGATCAGATTCGGATCAAGGAGTTGGAACTTCGCAACGAGGAACTTACCGACTTTATAGAAAATGCTGCTGTTCCTTTGCATTGGGTCGATAAGCATGGAAAGGTCATCTGGGCGAACCAGGCGGAGCTGGACGCGTTGGGATATACGCGTGAGGAATATATCGGAGCGCCGATAGCTACCTTTCATGCTGACGAAGATGCGATTGGCGAGATCCTGAACCGCTTAACGAACAATGAAACATTAAATAATTACCAGGCCAGGCTTAAATGTAAAGATGGCAGTATCAAGCACGTGCTGATCAGCTCTAACGTGCGCAGAACCGATGGTAAATTTGTACATACACGTTGCTTTACCAGGGACATTACCCAGATCGTTTTGGAACAGGAGCGAAAGAACGAATTGATCCGGCAGCTTGAAGAAAGCGAGGCCCGGCTTCGAATGGCTACTGACATTGTCGACTCGTCCTTTGATGCCATCATCAGTAAGAAACTGGACAATACCATTACCAGTTGGAACAGGACCGCAGAGCAGCTATTTGGCTATACTGCTGAAGAAATGATTGGCAAATCCAGTCTGCTGCTGGTCCCCGGGGAAGTGATGGAGCATGAAAAGGAGATGTATGCGCGCCTGGAGCGGGGAGAGCGTATAGCCCACTTTGAAACTAAACGTAAAACCAAAAGTAATCAGGTCCTGGATGTATCGATGACCTTGTCGCCGATCATCGATGCCACTGGAAATATTATTGGAATATCTAAAATCATCAGGGACATCACTGAACGAAAGCTGGACGAACAGCGGAAAAACGACTTTGTAGCCATGGTTAGCCACGAGCTCAAAACACCTATTACCTCTATTCTCTCTTATATACAAATGCTGCATGCAAAAGCCAAAAAGAATGGGGATGATTTTGGTATTCAGATACTTGCCAGAACCGAGGTCCAGGTCAAACGGATGACTCAGATGATCAACGATTTCCTGGATATCGCCAGGCTTGAGGATGCCAAAATCCGGCTTTCAAAAACGGAGTTTGAACTGGAGCCTCTTCTCCGGGAAGTCGTCTCTGAGATGCAGGTCGTTTACACCAGTCATCCAATACAGTTCGATGCTTGTCCCGGAGTAAAGCTTTATGCGGACCGCGGAAAAATCGGACAGGTCTTTACTAACCTCATCAGCAATGCGATCAAATACTCGCCAGAGGGCAGTGACATCCTCATCAGGTGTGAGCTTATAGGTGAAAAAGTGCAGGTATCTGTTATCGACCATGGCGTCGGGATCAGTAAAGAAAATCAGGAAAAACTGTTCGAGCGGTTTTACCGGGTTGAAGATGACCGGATCAGGAATATATCTGGTTTTGGCATCGGCCTGTATCTGGTGTCTGAGATCTTGCGCTATCATGATGCAACTATTAGGGTGAAAAGCGCTATAGACAAAGGTTCTGCTTTCACATTTTCTATCCAGGTTCTGTAG
- a CDS encoding TIGR04139 family peptide modification target: MINLKGMQKSLSSLENKKLTLESSKAILGGLAGGPKYIVSNLRDENGCQLVDYYHNGKWCARFSDCKNEYC, encoded by the coding sequence ATGATAAATTTAAAAGGGATGCAAAAAAGCTTGTCTTCATTGGAAAACAAGAAGCTAACTTTAGAAAGTTCTAAAGCTATATTAGGTGGTTTAGCTGGGGGCCCTAAGTATATCGTATCTAACCTTCGAGACGAAAACGGGTGTCAATTGGTCGATTACTATCATAATGGTAAATGGTGTGCTAGATTTAGCGATTGTAAGAATGAATATTGCTAA
- a CDS encoding cysteine peptidase family C39 domain-containing protein: protein MKKSKNFPFFKQPDAKDCGPSCLRIIAKDYQKNISLQQIRTLSETTREGSGLLGH from the coding sequence ATGAAGAAGTCTAAAAATTTCCCTTTCTTTAAACAACCTGATGCCAAAGACTGTGGTCCAAGTTGCTTGCGTATTATTGCAAAGGACTATCAAAAAAATATTAGTTTACAGCAAATCAGAACACTATCTGAAACGACGAGAGAAGGAAGTGGTTTACTGGGGCATTAG